From the genome of Paraburkholderia largidicola:
TGGCTGTGTTTCTGGAAGAACAGCTCGCCGCCGATATCCTCCGGCGCGCGCACGAGCGCGACCGGCCGGTCCTTCAGAAACGGCAGCATCCATGACGCGACCGACGCGTAATACTCGGCAAGCTCGATCTTGCGGGTGCCGGTGCTTTTGTCGATCACGCGGTCCGGATGCGAAATGCGCACGCCGGCAACCGTCGCGGTCGCTGTCTTGCTGGCGGACTTCGTCGCCGTCTTGCCTCCCGATTCCACGCCGCTCGCCTTCGCACGTTTCGTCGCAGGCGTCGGCTCGGCATCCGCCGCTTTCGACGCGCGCTTTTTCGCCGTCGATGTCTTCGCCTGAGCGGCGTTCATCTCTTCCGTGATCTGTTGCACGTCGGCTCCTTTGCCTGGCGCTTCGTGGACGATCTGCTTTGCAGGCTTGTCGCTGCGCAAACCGACGAACGACGCTTGTCGCACGACGCCGTCGCTCGTCCATTCCGCAAAATTGCATTCGGCGACGAGTTCCGGCTTCACCCAATGCACGGGCGTGCGGCTTCGTTCGCTCGGCTCGCTCGCGAAGGGCATCCAGGTCGTCTCCCGCGCATCGAGTTCCTTCTTGATCGAACGCAGTCTGGCCGCGTCGAAACCCGTGCCGACGCGCCCCGCGTATTGCAGCTTGCCCTTCGTGTCGTAGACGCCGAGCAGCAGCGCGCCGAATGCCTGGCGGCTGCCCGCCGGTTCCGAATAGCCGCCGATCACGAATTCCTGGCGGCGCCTGCACTTGAGCTTGATCCATGCAGGCGAGCGGCCCGACACGTAATAGCTGTCGCGCCGTTTGCCGATGATGCCTTCGAGCTGCATGTCGCAGGCGCTTTTCAGCAACTGGTCGGCGTCGAAGCCGAAGTCCTCGGAAAAGCGCAGCGTGTCGTCGTCGACCGTTTCGAGCACCGCATGCAGGATCGCGCGACGCTGTTCGAGCGGCACGCCGCGCAAGTCGTAGCCGTTCAGATACGGCAGGTCGAACAGGTACAGCGTGATGTCCTGCGGCCGGTTTGCATCGAACGCGTTTTGTAGCGCCTGGAAGCTCGGCACGCCATTGCTATCGAGCACGACGGCCTCACCGTCGAGCCACGCGTTGTCCAGTCCGATGCGCGCAACAGCCTTGACCTGCTTGCTGAACTTCGCGGTCCAGTCGTTGCCTGCGCGCGTAAAAATCTGCACGGCGTCTTTCGACGCGTGATCGATGCGCGCCAGCACGCGATAGCCGTCGAACTTGATTTCGTAGACCCAATCGTCGCCCGTGGGCGCGCTGTCGACGAGCATCGCCAGGTGCGGCTTCAGCGCGGCGGGAAGCTTCGCCTTCACCGCGCCTTCTATCGACGGATGACTGGCCAGTTCGCGCAGCGATTCGGCATTGCGAGTCGCGACGATGTCGGGGCGGTCGCTGCGCACGCCTTTCGCCTTGCGCGATGCGGCGGCCTTCGTCGCCTTGATCGATGCGTTTGCACGCTCCTCTTTACTCGTCGACTTGCCTGCAGCGGCTTTGCCGGAGCCGCTTTTGCCATTCGCGCCGCCGCGCGCGCCCGGCGCATCCGACAGCACGCTGCCCTGCAACTGTTCGAGCACGTCGAAATCGGCTTCGCTGCGCGCGTCTTCGTCGCGTTCCTTGATGAGCAGCCACTGTTCCTTGTCGCCGCTGCCGCGCATGTGGCTACGCACGAGTGTCCAGCCGCCGTGCAGTTTCTCGCCGTTCAGGTGAAACTTGAGCTTGCCGGCCTTGTACGCGTCGCGCGCGCCTGCTTCGCCGCCCGTCGGTTCCCACGTGCCGCGATCCCACACGATGACCGACCCCGCGCCGTAGTTGCCTTCGGGAATCGTGCCTTCGAACGAACCGTAATCGAGCGGATGATCTTCGACACGCACGGCCAGCCGCTTGACGGACGGATCGAGGCTCGGCCCTTTCGGCACTGCCCAGGACTTGAGCGTGCCATCGA
Proteins encoded in this window:
- the ligD gene encoding DNA ligase D codes for the protein MADKLETYQRKRRFDDTPEPSGVAARAKRSKTAMRKTAKQDSLSFVIQEHDARNLHYDFRLELDGTLKSWAVPKGPSLDPSVKRLAVRVEDHPLDYGSFEGTIPEGNYGAGSVIVWDRGTWEPTGGEAGARDAYKAGKLKFHLNGEKLHGGWTLVRSHMRGSGDKEQWLLIKERDEDARSEADFDVLEQLQGSVLSDAPGARGGANGKSGSGKAAAGKSTSKEERANASIKATKAAASRKAKGVRSDRPDIVATRNAESLRELASHPSIEGAVKAKLPAALKPHLAMLVDSAPTGDDWVYEIKFDGYRVLARIDHASKDAVQIFTRAGNDWTAKFSKQVKAVARIGLDNAWLDGEAVVLDSNGVPSFQALQNAFDANRPQDITLYLFDLPYLNGYDLRGVPLEQRRAILHAVLETVDDDTLRFSEDFGFDADQLLKSACDMQLEGIIGKRRDSYYVSGRSPAWIKLKCRRRQEFVIGGYSEPAGSRQAFGALLLGVYDTKGKLQYAGRVGTGFDAARLRSIKKELDARETTWMPFASEPSERSRTPVHWVKPELVAECNFAEWTSDGVVRQASFVGLRSDKPAKQIVHEAPGKGADVQQITEEMNAAQAKTSTAKKRASKAADAEPTPATKRAKASGVESGGKTATKSASKTATATVAGVRISHPDRVIDKSTGTRKIELAEYYASVASWMLPFLKDRPVALVRAPEDIGGELFFQKHSQKLAIPNITQHPGLDPDHPPLLTIESEAALVGAAQMGTIELHTWNAVAANIEKPDRMVFDLDPDPALGWKRMIEAAQLTRELLQELGLVSFCKTSGGKGFHVVVPIAKQLGWDDVKAFTQAVAQHMATALPKHFAAKMGAQNRKGKIFVDYLRNNRGSSTVCAYSPRARPGLGVSVPIAWDEVPGTTAGDQWNIANLQERLDALKSDPWADYAKTKQRITAAMRRRLNMADHD